CTGGGCATGGACGTGCAGGCTGAGCTCCTCCCGGAAGACAAACTCCGCATCATCCGGGACATGAAAGCGAGAGGCGGCATCGGAATGGTCGGGGACGGCATCAACGACGCTCCAGCCCTCGCAGAATCCACCGTGGGCATCGCCATGGGGGGCGGCACCGACGTGGCCCTGGAAACCGCAGATGCAGCCCTGCTGCGGAGCAACGCCAGAGACGTTCCAGCCCTGATCCGCCTGTCCAGAAGAACCATGGGGAACATCAAACAAAACATCATCTTCGCCCTGGGCCTCAAACTCATCTTCCTGGTGACCACCCTACTGGGTTACACCAGCCTGTGGATGGCCATCCTGGCCGACACTGGAGCCACCATGATCGTCACCGCCAACGCCCTGAGGCTCCTCAGGAAATGACACCAGAAGGCACACGTGAAGGCCACCCCTGCAACCTGTTGTGGTGGCCTTCACCGTTCACCCGATCCAGCTCAGGGGCATCCCGTCCACAGGCACATGATGAGCCATGATCGTCCATCAGGCAACCTGGTTCCCCTGGAGGGTTGCTGAACCAGAGGTGCAGATCACCGCATTTTGGAGCAGGAATGCTGTTCAACCTGGTGTGCTTGCGGGATTGACACCCTTCAGGCACGACCGTTCAAAAGGGATGCAGGTGTGAGGTGAGATGGAAGATCATCATGAGCAGCACAGTTTTGTGCCCTGACCAAGCACCTTTGGATGGATTCGGTCCAACGCACAGGAAGAAGGGGTGACCTGGGGTTGTCCCGCTGACCAGATGATATGGGCACCTTGTGGAACGGTTTCAGGGCCTTTTTGGACAGGCGACCAGCGATGGCTGCAGCCTGTCTTTCACGGAATGAAACGGGGTTCAGTGGATTCACTTCAAGGTTTTTCAACCCTGTCTGGAAGGCCCCTGTCCCCTGAATTGCACCGCTGCCTTTGGGGGTTCTCCATCACATCAACCAGGGGGGTGCCATGTTGAAGTGGAACCCACAGGATCACCCACCACCAACGATCAGCGAGACCTTTTCAGGGCGTTGGTGAACCGCGGCATCCCCATGTCCGGCCTTCAGGCGTCTTGCTGGATGCTTTATACTTTGCAATGTGCCCATGGATGCCCCGGTGCTTTTGTTTGTTGCAGATCCTGCTGGGGACCAGCGGGGGGACGGAGGGTACCTGTTGCCTGGCACCCTTTCAAACCTTGAAGTGGCCAGTTTGGATTTGCGTTCTTTTGCCGTGCGCAACGAGGGGGGAAACCTCAAGCTGGAAGTCGGCATGGCTGCCCTGGAAAACCCCCTCAGGGCCCCAGTTGGATTTTCAGTTGCCGTGCTGGATGTGTTCATCAAAACCGCTCCTGGAGGGGATGAGCGTCTCGCCGACACGGGGTTCGTGACCCCCAGCAACCAGGGGTGGCAGCACCACCTGTCCATTTCCCCTTTGAAATCCACATTCCAAAAGTGGGACCCCTCGGGTGGGGTCGAGGTGCAAGAAGGTGCTTTTCAGGTGCAGACCCAGGGCACCACCGTGCACATCTCCACCTCCCTCCCAGCAGGCCAATACCAGTACTGGGTGATGGTCAGCGTCTTCGATCCGCTCACCCCGACGGGGGTGGAGGCACCCAGCCTGGGCGGCAACCCCAGTCACCTGCGCAGTTCGTTGCAAAATGCTCCTGTGCCAGTGGATGTGCTGCTGGCAGGTGAACAACAACCGGTGTACCGTGAGGGCACCCTCCCTGCGGTGGGAAGGTTCCGGGATGGTCGCCCCTGGTGGTTGTTGCTGCTGGGGGGGATCGGGATGGCGGGTGCCTTTTGGGCCACATTGCAATTGTGGCGGCGGGAAAATCGGTGACGGAGTCCCCGGAGAGGTCGCTCCGACCAGGGGTGCTTCGGGAGAGTCTCCTGGAGGCCATGGACATTTTTCGAGGGCTGTCCATTGTGGAAGTGGTGTGCCATCACCTGCTGTTGATCGTTCTGAACCGCACCTTGCATTTCGCGGTGCCTGTTTTTCCGTGCATGACTGCAGATGACTTCACCCAGGCTGCAGTCATGAAGCCTTTCAATGCCAGGCGTTTTCACAGGGGAGGTTTCAAAAAGAGCCTGATGCCACATGTGATCTGGACACTGCTTTATGGGGAAAAGATTCATGCGGTTGGTGGTGACCTGCTGGACTGGGAACGCTGGCTGTTCTGGCTGCAGTGACGCAAAAGACATGCCCACCTGTACTTTCTGATGGTTGCCCTGCGTTCTGTGCCCTTTTTCCCATGGTTGTTCCGCTCTGGAAACGCCAACAGCGGCATTTCTGGTGGGTGACCTGGATGGCTTTTGCCACACAGGCCGGGGTGTATTTGCTCAACAAGGAAAGCGCTCTGGTGGACTTCCGGTTTCCAGCGACCCTGGTGTGGTGGCACCTGCCTGCCCGGGCACTGGGAATGTATGTCGGCAGCCACGACCAAGGGTTTGAATGGGTGCGGCGCAACCACCGCCTTTCCATTTGTGTGTTGGCGGCGGTGGAGTTTGACCTGCCCCCGGGGGGTCAACAGCATGCTGGGTCTTCCTGTGAACAATGGTGAGTGCCATGCAGCACACTGGCGGTTCACCACCTTTGCCTTGATGCGCTTCGGCCTGGCCCACAGTTTCTCCAGGGGGCCAGTCGGATTCCGGAAACCCATGGCTTTCTGGGCAAGCACAGCCTGCACGTTTGCCTGGTGCATCCATGGGTGCTCGATGTGCTCAAACGGTTTTCAACCGGGTTGTTTTTGCTTTTTGTTGGGGTGTGTGGCAATCTCTTTGCTGTTCCCCTGGGGATGGCCCATGGGTTGCGCAACTCCAGGTGGTCGGTGTGGTTGTTTGGGAGGGGACGGCAGCATCCGCCCACTGAGGCATGGGGGGCAAGAAAGGTGCTTGTGCGTTGGCACGCTGGGTGAGGAGGCAGACGCCTCTGAGACAGACTGCATCACCCCATGGTGTGGGGCTCAAAATGTCAAGTTGGGCAGGGGTTCCACAACGCCAGCACCCCTCCCGGCAGCGTCCGTTTCCCAGCAAAATTCTTGCACCTCTCTGGTCGTGCTCCGGTGTGGAACCCAGTGCAGTGCACCTTTGTTGCCTGTGGGGTGGGTTATACTGGGGCTTAATGATTGAGACGTCTCAAGAAGATGTGTGTGAAGTGTCGTGTGTGCATCCGGAGGCGGTGCAGGCCGCCCGGAAAGCCCAACCTGCAGATGCCTGTGTGGAGGTGGCCAGTGGACTGTTGAAAGCGGTGGCTGACCCCACCCGCCTGAAAATTCTCTCGGCCCTGTCCACCACAGAGCTTTGCGTGTGTGACCTGGCGGTGGTGGTGGGGATCAGTGAGTCGAACGCCAGCCATCAACTCAGGCTGCTGAGGACCGCGAGGTTGGTGCGTTACCGCAAAGAAGGCCGGGTCGCGTACTACTGCCTGACCGACCACCATGTGAAGGAACTGCTGGGGAGTGCATTGGAACACGCCATGGAGTGAAACACCCACCGCTGACCTCCAAAGGTGTTTTCGCGTAAGATGGTCAAATGCAAAAACCTGTACATCCTTTCAGACATTCCTTTCGGGTGGCTTCTGCCCCCATTCAACTTCCTCCTGGTCATCCGCTCCCATGTTCAGATTTGTTCAGCAGGGCAGCATGCTGAGCAAAGAGTTCGGCTTTGCTTTTCTGGTGACCCTGATCTGCCTTGCCGGGGCTTTTGTTTACGGCCTGCAGACCGGAGGCATGGGCACCGCAGGCTCCTTTTTGCTGATCGCCGTGATTCTGGGTGTGATGGAAGTGTCCCTCAGTTTCGACAACGCCGTGGTCAACGCCAGTGTGCTCCGAAACATGAGCGAAGTGTGGCAACGCCGCTTCCTCACCTGGGGGATTTTGATTGCGGTGTTCGGGATGCGTTTCGTGTTCCCCATTTTGATTGTGGCGGTGGTCGCCAACCTGGGGTTCATCGAAGTGGCCCGGCTGGCCTTCAGTGACCCTGAAGCGTACGCCCGTCACCTCACCCAGGCAGAAGTGCCCATCTCGGCGTTCGGGGGCACCTTCCTGCTGCTGGTGTTTTTGAAGTACCTGATGGACCCCGAGAAAGAAATTCACTGGTTGACCTTCATTGAGCGTCCGCTGGCCAAAATTGGCCGTCTGGACACCATTCAGGTGTTCCTCACCGGTGTGCTGCTGCTGGTTCTGGTGAACTATACGGTGGCAGGGGAAGAAAAACTCACTGCCCTGATTGCAGGTGTGGTGGGCATCCTGACTTACATCTTCATTGATGCCCTCGGGGGCCTGTTTGATGCCGATGACATGGCGGCCAAAGCAGGCGCAGCAGGCCTCACTGCCTTCATTTACCTGGAGGTGCTGGACGCCAGTTTCTCGCTGGACGGGGTGATCGGGGCGTTCGCCATCACCCGCGAAGTGGTGGTGATTGCCGCAGGCTTGTGCATCGGTGCAGTTTTTGTGCGTTCCCTCACCCTGATGCTGGTGAAAAAAGGCACCCTGCAGCAGTACGTGTTCCTGGAGCATGGGGCACACTACGGAATTGGCGCTCTGGCCATCATCATGCTGCTGGGGATGAACGAAAACATCCACATCCCTGAACTGGTCACCGGC
This sequence is a window from Deinococcus cellulosilyticus NBRC 106333 = KACC 11606. Protein-coding genes within it:
- a CDS encoding glucodextranase DOMON-like domain-containing protein, which translates into the protein MDAPVLLFVADPAGDQRGDGGYLLPGTLSNLEVASLDLRSFAVRNEGGNLKLEVGMAALENPLRAPVGFSVAVLDVFIKTAPGGDERLADTGFVTPSNQGWQHHLSISPLKSTFQKWDPSGGVEVQEGAFQVQTQGTTVHISTSLPAGQYQYWVMVSVFDPLTPTGVEAPSLGGNPSHLRSSLQNAPVPVDVLLAGEQQPVYREGTLPAVGRFRDGRPWWLLLLGGIGMAGAFWATLQLWRRENR
- a CDS encoding ArsR/SmtB family transcription factor translates to MIETSQEDVCEVSCVHPEAVQAARKAQPADACVEVASGLLKAVADPTRLKILSALSTTELCVCDLAVVVGISESNASHQLRLLRTARLVRYRKEGRVAYYCLTDHHVKELLGSALEHAME
- a CDS encoding DUF475 domain-containing protein, with translation MLSKEFGFAFLVTLICLAGAFVYGLQTGGMGTAGSFLLIAVILGVMEVSLSFDNAVVNASVLRNMSEVWQRRFLTWGILIAVFGMRFVFPILIVAVVANLGFIEVARLAFSDPEAYARHLTQAEVPISAFGGTFLLLVFLKYLMDPEKEIHWLTFIERPLAKIGRLDTIQVFLTGVLLLVLVNYTVAGEEKLTALIAGVVGILTYIFIDALGGLFDADDMAAKAGAAGLTAFIYLEVLDASFSLDGVIGAFAITREVVVIAAGLCIGAVFVRSLTLMLVKKGTLQQYVFLEHGAHYGIGALAIIMLLGMNENIHIPELVTGLIGVGFIVASVLWSVRHPPR